From one Mustelus asterias chromosome 2, sMusAst1.hap1.1, whole genome shotgun sequence genomic stretch:
- the rp9 gene encoding retinitis pigmentosa 9 protein, with translation MAEDSRASGNERQHHRRKRHSTEEKEPERKKKKRLHQEVKKIKHVETFYEKPPPGMIKEDDDKPEDCIPDLPGNEGARDFLAHAPTKGLWMPLGKEVKVMQCWRCKNFGHRTGDRECPYFISGNQKLEQFRVAHEDPMYDLIRENKRFEKETRIQQLKQMLEDTTSDSQSSSSSDSGARNRKKRRKEKKRKKKKIKKKKYKARKSSDSSE, from the exons ATGGCAGAGGACAGCCGAGCGAGCGGCAATGAACGTCAGCACCACCGGCGCAAGCGTCACTCGACGGAGGAGAAGGAGCCGGAGAGGAAGAAGAAAAAACGGCTGCACCAAGAAGTGAAGAAAATCAAACATGTCGAGACCTT cTATGAGAAGCCACCACCAGGAATGATAAAG GAAGATGATGACAAGCCTGAAGATTGTATTCCAGACCTGCCAGGCAATGAAGGAGCGAGAGATTTCCTGGCACATGCTCCTACCAAAGGACTCTGGATGCCGTTGGGAAAAGAAGTGAAAGTCATGCAGT GCTGGAGATGCAAAAACTTTGGACACAGAACTGGGGATAGGGAATGTCCCTATTTCATCAGTGGAAATCAGAAATTGGAACAGTTCAGAGTA GCACATGAGGATCCCATGTATGACTTGATCAGGGAAAACAAACGTTTTGAAAAGGAAACAAG GATACAACAGCTGAAACAGATGTTAGAGGACACCACATCAGACAGTCAGAGTTCCAGCTCCTCAGATTCTGGAGCTAGGAACAGAAagaaaaggaggaaagagaagaaGAGAAAGAAGAAGAAAATAAAAAAGAAGAAATACAAGGCTAGAAAATCAAGTGACAGCTCAGAATAA